GGGCATCGCTTCCCATTAAGTCGATGCCAATAGATAGGGGAGACTTAACCTTTCCTCTCACTGAATACCCAACGTCCTGCATAAAATCCACAATGAGAGCAAATACGATGAGACAAGCAGCTTTGAGCGCAATTCGTGCAGCTATTTACATTTTTTGGTTTTTTGGCATGGTGAGCGCGGCGGGAATTCTTTCGAGCATTAGAGGTACGGTTACGAGGGACGGCCATGGTTGAATACTCCTTAAAAAATCATCTGGATTATTTATAACTAATTTAAGACTTTATTTAAAGTTCAA
This is a stretch of genomic DNA from Candidatus Rhabdochlamydia oedothoracis. It encodes these proteins:
- the rpmF gene encoding 50S ribosomal protein L32 encodes the protein MAVPRNRTSNARKNSRRAHHAKKPKNVNSCTNCAQSCLSHRICSHCGFYAGRWVFSERKG